From a single Centropristis striata isolate RG_2023a ecotype Rhode Island chromosome 14, C.striata_1.0, whole genome shotgun sequence genomic region:
- the si:rp71-45k5.2 gene encoding forkhead box protein C2-B: MQNRTEKLGAQLPLFVPASSSQRGLFRKSTTYLAKIAVVLQDAPGKMLTFTQLMDRLAPFISEDRKSVENNIRVCLSTNKCFVKIPVVPDSLDSKRNYWKLDPSQITAKMVRRHFKGILQLFPELASKVETENSSRASEHCSALHFPEAAACRAVHITCEVKFSSPFSIESLLKRDSPSARASRASPLSSVPVRAEQQPGSTHTRVGTKRSFSRDPEEPLLLQAPAGSSSICSTGGSTHHGLTASRAAQSIKRIPACTESSFPVYSRAAAYYTSTHSSYITYSVPTFTHDALRFRL, from the exons ATGCAGAACAGGACTGAGAAGTTGGGAGCTCAGCTGCCTCTCTTTGTTCCAGCCAGCAGCTCTCAGCGAGGTCTGTTCAGGAAGAGCACCACATACCTGGCTAAGATCGCTGTCGTCCTGCAGGACGCTCCCGGCAAGATGCTCACCTTTACTCAG CTGATGGACAGACTGGCACCGTTCATCTCTGAAGACAGAAAATCTGTTGAGAACAACATCAGAGTTTGTTTATCCACCAACAAGTGTTTTGTGAAG ATCCCGGTGGTCCCAGATTCACTGGACAGTAAGAGGAACTACTGGAAACTGGACCCCAGTCAGATCACAGCAAAGATGGTGCGTCGTCACTTCAAAGGAATCCTGCAGCTCTTCCCTGAGCTGGCCTCCAAAGTGGAGACGGAGAACAGCAGCAGAGCATCGGAGCACTGCTCAGCTCTGCACTTTCCAgaagctgcagcctgcagagccGTCCACATCACGTGTGAGGTGAAGTTCAGCAGTCCTTTCTCCATCGAGTCCCTCCTGAAGAGAGACAGTCCCTCTGCTCGGGCCTCCAGAGCTTCTCCTCTGTCCAGTGTGCCGGTCAGAGCGGAGCAGCAGCctggctccacacacacacgagttGGGACAAAGAGGAGCTTCAGCCGGGACCCTGAGGAGCCTCTCCTCCTTCAGGCTCCAGCTGGAAGTTCCTCCATCTGCTCGACAGGGGGCAGCACACACCATGGACTCACTGCTAGCAGAGCTGCTCAGTCCATCAAGAGGATACCAGCGTGCACTGAGTCCTCGTTCCCTGTCTACAGCAGAGCTGCTGCTTATTACACCAGCACACACAGCAGTTACATCACATACTCTGTTCCTACGTTTACCCATGATGCTCTCCGCTTTCGTttgtaa
- the LOC131984340 gene encoding forkhead box protein C2-B-like has product MQNRTEKLGAQLPLFVPASSSQRGLFRKSTTYLAKIAVVLQDAPGKMLTFTQLMDRLAPFISEDRKSVENNIRVCLSTNKCFVKIPVVPDSLDSKRNYWKLDPSQITAKMVRRHFKGILQLFPELASKVETENSSRASEHCSALHFPEAAACRAVHITCEVKFSSPFSIESLLKRDSPSARASRASPLSSVPVRAEQQPGSTHTRVGTKRSFSRDPEEPLLLQAPAGSSSMCSTGGSTHHGLTASRAAQSIKRIPACTESSFPVYSRAAAYYTSTHSSYITYPSLPIMHSVSGCNLFVNVM; this is encoded by the exons ATGCAGAACAGGACTGAGAAGTTGGGAGCTCAGCTGCCTCTCTTTGTTCCAGCCAGCAGCTCTCAGCGAGGTCTGTTCAGGAAGAGCACCACATACCTGGCTAAGATCGCTGTCGTCCTGCAGGACGCTCCCGGCAAGATGCTCACCTTTACTCAG CTGATGGACAGACTGGCACCGTTCATCTCTGAAGACAGAAAATCTGTTGAGAACAACATCAGAGTTTGTTTATCCACCAACAAGTGTTTTGTGAAG ATCCCGGTGGTCCCAGATTCACTGGACAGTAAGAGGAACTACTGGAAACTGGACCCCAGTCAGATCACAGCAAAGATGGTGCGTCGTCACTTCAAAGGAATCCTGCAGCTCTTCCCTGAGCTGGCCTCCAAAGTGGAGACGGAGAACAGCAGCAGAGCATCGGAGCACTGCTCAGCTCTGCACTTTCCAgaagctgcagcctgcagagccGTCCACATCACGTGTGAGGTGAAGTTCAGCAGTCCTTTCTCCATCGAGTCCCTCCTGAAGAGAGACAGTCCCTCTGCTCGGGCCTCCAGAGCTTCTCCTCTGTCCAGTGTGCCGGTCAGAGCGGAGCAGCAGCctggctccacacacacacgagttGGGACAAAGAGGAGCTTCAGCCGGGACCCTGAGGAGCCTCTCCTCCTTCAGGCTCCAGCTGGAAGTTCCTCCATGTGCTCGACAGGGGGCAGCACACACCATGGACTCACTGCTAGCAGAGCTGCTCAGTCCATCAAGAGGATACCAGCGTGCACTGAGTCCTCATTCCCTGTCTACAGCAGAGCTGCTGCTTATTACACCAGCACACACAGCAGTTACATCACATACCCAAGTTTACCCATAATGCATTCTGTTTCTGGCTGTAAtttgtttgtaaatgtaatgtaa